One window of the Methanomassiliicoccaceae archaeon DOK genome contains the following:
- a CDS encoding N-acetyl-gamma-glutamyl-phosphate reductase, which produces MTRIGIIGGTGYTGSELARILCTHPDVEIAAMTSRQNAGVRVAEVHPFLSGYVDIDFTERISDTKDLDLVFVATPHGVAMNEVPALLDQGIKAIDLSGDYRMHDVAVYEKWYGHTHTDVDNLQRAVYGLPEFFRDEIRGADLVANPGCYATSIILACAPLLKSGLVEEDVIVDAKSGTSGAGMVPSPRTHHSTCGESIIPYSVGTHRHTPEVEMAVDRFAGSHMKVTFVPQLIPIVRGILSSCYFDLKRGVTQEEIDGVYRSQYSGERFVHYVKEPSIRAVVGSNHAQVSSRLIGDKVVAFGVVDNLVKGAAGQAVQCMNLMLNLKESAGLDMPGLGV; this is translated from the coding sequence ATGACCAGAATAGGCATCATAGGGGGCACGGGATACACCGGCAGCGAGCTGGCGCGCATCCTGTGCACGCATCCGGACGTCGAGATCGCAGCCATGACTTCCCGTCAGAACGCCGGTGTCAGGGTGGCGGAGGTCCACCCGTTCCTCAGCGGATACGTCGACATAGACTTCACCGAGAGGATCTCCGACACGAAGGACCTCGACCTCGTCTTCGTCGCGACACCCCATGGTGTGGCCATGAACGAGGTGCCCGCACTCCTCGACCAGGGGATCAAGGCCATCGATCTATCCGGTGACTACAGGATGCACGACGTCGCCGTCTACGAGAAGTGGTACGGACATACCCACACCGATGTCGACAACCTGCAGAGGGCGGTCTACGGCCTGCCCGAGTTCTTCCGCGACGAGATCCGCGGCGCGGACCTGGTCGCCAACCCTGGATGCTACGCCACGTCAATCATCCTCGCCTGCGCCCCCCTGCTGAAATCGGGCTTGGTGGAGGAGGACGTCATCGTGGACGCCAAGTCCGGGACGTCCGGGGCGGGCATGGTCCCGAGTCCGCGCACCCATCACTCGACATGCGGCGAGTCGATAATCCCCTACAGCGTCGGCACGCACCGCCACACTCCGGAGGTGGAGATGGCGGTCGATCGTTTCGCGGGCTCGCACATGAAGGTCACGTTCGTGCCGCAGCTGATCCCGATAGTCCGCGGCATCCTGTCCTCCTGCTACTTCGATTTGAAGAGGGGGGTCACACAGGAGGAGATCGACGGGGTCTACCGCTCCCAGTACAGCGGGGAGCGCTTCGTACATTACGTGAAGGAGCCGTCCATCCGCGCGGTCGTTGGCTCCAACCACGCGCAGGTGTCGTCGCGTCTGATAGGCGACAAGGTCGTCGCGTTCGGCGTCGTGGACAACCTGGTCAAAGGGGCCGCAGGACAGGCGGTCCAGTGTATGAACCTCATGCTCAATCTCAAAGAATCCGCCGGGCTGGACATGCCCGGACTGGGGGTCTGA